ACGGTCGTCCCGTCCATGCTCTGGAAGACGAAGCGCAGGGCGTTGGGCAAGGAGACGGCGGTGGGGCGGGTGTCGTAGAGAACGCCTGCGGCCGCGTGCATGTCAGCGCGGAATCGGTCGGGGGAGTCGGCGTCGCTCGCTTTGGCCTGCGTGGCCAGCGCGCCAGCCGCGGCGCGGGCGATGGTCGCCGCCCCACGAATCTCCATGTCGGCGATGTCGGCGGCGACGGCTTCGACCGCCGGGGCAACCTCTCCGTCCATGACACGGAACTACGAGGGCGGCAGTAAAAAGTGACCGGGCGCAGGGCCCCCGTTTCAGTAATCTCACTCCATGTAGCCCAACTGCTGGAGGCGTTCGGTGACCTCGGCGTCGTCGCGGCTGTCGTCCTCATCGGCGAGCGTGATCGGCTCCCTGCGCTCCCAGTCGCGGTCGTCGGCGAAGATGTCCAGCACCTCGCCGGTCATATCCTCGGGCACGTCACAGCCGCTGGCGACCAGCACTGTGGGTGCGATGTCGAGGATGCTGATGTCGTCCATCTCGCCCGCCTCCTCGAAGTCCGGCCCCGACGCGACGAAGATGCCGTTGGGGGTGTTCTCGGCAGCCCAGCGGTCCGGGCCGGTCTGGATCACGCCGCCACCGACGCCGTCGTTGACGTGAACGCCCGGGCGCTGGTCGACGACAATTTCTGGCGCTTCGTCGACGTATGGCCCCTCGTAGACCTCCTCGCCGCGGTAGACGTCGGTGAAGATCCGACCGTGTTCGTCCTCGACGGTGGCGAGGTCGGCCATCAGTTCTTCCCGGACCGACTCGGTATCGAAGTCGGGGTTGAGGTAGATCGGTCCCTGCGCGCTGGCGACGGCCTTCGTCTCGTCGAGTTCGATAGCCTCCAGCTTCCGGGAGCGTTTCAGCCCTGCGCTCTGGGGCACCAGCTCCTGGATCCGTTCGGGGACGACCTTCGCGAGGAAGTCGACGGCGCCGACGCGTTTGGCGGCCGAGAGGACGGTCTCTCGGTCGATGCCGACCCGCTTGAGGAGGCCGTCGACGGTCTGGGTGCGGGTCTGGTAGTCGTTCTCGGCCAGCCACTCGTTGACGTAGAACTCCGTCTGGGTGGCCGCCGAGCCGTGGTCGGACATAATGACGAGGTTGGTATCCTCCAGATCGTCCAGTCGGCCGAGCCACTCGTCGACGAGTTCCCAGGCGCGCTTGCTGGGCTCTTCGTCCCAGAAGAAGTGGTGGATGACGTTCAGATAGAAGAGCGTCACGTGCATGAAGTCGAGCTCTTCTTCCTGAAACAGCGAGAGAGCGACCTCGAAGCGCTTGTCCAGTAGCTCGAGGATGGCGTCGACTTCCGCGCCGCGTTCCTCGTTCGACGAGAGGAGGGGGTCGGGGTGAACCCGATAGTCGAACCGATCTTCGAGGTCGGCGGCCAGCGACTCGGGAGTGGTGTAGCCCGAGTCGATCGAGCGGTACTCACCCTCGACGGCGTCGGGGCCGCCGGCGACGACGGGGCCGTCGATCTCGCGGGGTGGATACATCGTCGGCATGTTGACGACGCCCGTGCTCTGACCGTCGTCGTTGAGGTAGTCCCAGAGTTCGGCGGTGTCGTAGTCGCCGCCGTTGACGACCTCGATGACCCCCTCGTCGAGGTCGACCCGCTCGAACCAGAAGACGCCGAATCCGCCGGGGTCCTTCCCCGAGGAGTAGCACTTCCAGTTGGGGAAGGTGACGGGCGGCAGGCAACTCCGGTGCTCGGCCCAGGCCGATTCCTCGCGGAGGGCGGCGAGGTTCGGGAGGTCGCCGGCCTCGATCCAGGGGTCGAGCAACCGCCAGCTCGCCCCGTCGAGGCCCACGACGAACGTCCGTGTCATGCCCGAGTCGACGACACGGACGCAACTATGTCTTTCCGTCCGCGGCTGGCAACCCGAGACGGCCGAGATCACCCCGCAACCGCCACAACGACAGCTTGAAGTGAGCCGACCCGGGCCACTTCACCAGTGCCTTCCGTCGCCCGTCCCGCCGGTACGCGCGGCCGCCCCTCCCCCTCACCAGCGAGCGGTTCGTCCATGCAGTCCAAGCTTCGGCCGTCGGAGGTGGGCCGATGAGCGACCGCGCCGTCCTCTCGATCGACTTCGAGCTGTTCTCCCAGACGCCGGCCTACCGATCCGCGGCCGGCGAGACCGACGAGACTGGCGTCGGGCTGGAGGGTGGCGAGTTCCTCCGGGAGACGCTGGCCGCCCACGACGCGACGGCGACCTGTTTCGTCGTCTCCGAGGTGGCCGAGGAGTTTCCCGACGCCGTGACCGCGCTGGCCGACACCGGCTTCGAGATCGGGTCGCACACGCACACGCACCGCCATCTCTCCGAACTGTCGCCGGCCGACTGCCGCGAGGAGATCGGCCGCTCGAAGGAGATACTGGAACGAACCA
This Halorientalis sp. IM1011 DNA region includes the following protein-coding sequences:
- a CDS encoding alkaline phosphatase family protein, translating into MTRTFVVGLDGASWRLLDPWIEAGDLPNLAALREESAWAEHRSCLPPVTFPNWKCYSSGKDPGGFGVFWFERVDLDEGVIEVVNGGDYDTAELWDYLNDDGQSTGVVNMPTMYPPREIDGPVVAGGPDAVEGEYRSIDSGYTTPESLAADLEDRFDYRVHPDPLLSSNEERGAEVDAILELLDKRFEVALSLFQEEELDFMHVTLFYLNVIHHFFWDEEPSKRAWELVDEWLGRLDDLEDTNLVIMSDHGSAATQTEFYVNEWLAENDYQTRTQTVDGLLKRVGIDRETVLSAAKRVGAVDFLAKVVPERIQELVPQSAGLKRSRKLEAIELDETKAVASAQGPIYLNPDFDTESVREELMADLATVEDEHGRIFTDVYRGEEVYEGPYVDEAPEIVVDQRPGVHVNDGVGGGVIQTGPDRWAAENTPNGIFVASGPDFEEAGEMDDISILDIAPTVLVASGCDVPEDMTGEVLDIFADDRDWERREPITLADEDDSRDDAEVTERLQQLGYME